One genomic window of uncultured delta proteobacterium includes the following:
- a CDS encoding hypothetical protein (Evidence 5 : No homology to any previously reported sequences), protein MKGKKALDSRLRGNDVCPSRALHLLSTSSPRRRGSSLLQRIVAQWNIHAIALVDRDTGLVRFGLRDYDPVVGRFTSPDPLGDTGGDHDVYDYCVDDPVSLVDPAGLNPWYVRGAQAAAPYVARFIQPVANGAQRFTQNFSLKQEALKKEGE, encoded by the coding sequence ATGAAAGGCAAAAAGGCACTGGATTCCCGCCTGCGCGGGAATGACGTTTGCCCCTCCCGGGCGTTGCATCTACTGTCCACGTCATCCCCGCGCAGGCGGGGATCCAGTCTCTTGCAACGTATTGTGGCACAATGGAATATTCATGCGATTGCCCTGGTGGATAGGGACACGGGCCTTGTCCGCTTCGGGCTCCGGGATTATGATCCGGTTGTAGGCCGTTTTACTAGCCCGGACCCGCTGGGCGACACCGGCGGGGATCATGACGTGTACGATTATTGCGTGGACGACCCGGTGAGTTTGGTGGACCCGGCGGGGTTGAATCCGTGGTATGTGCGGGGCGCTCAAGCGGCAGCCCCATACGTGGCGAGGTTCATACAGCCTGTTGCCAACGGTGCGCAACGGTTTACGCAGAACTTTTCATTGAAACAAGAAGCGCTCAAAAAAGAAGGTGAGTAG
- a CDS encoding hypothetical protein (Evidence 5 : No homology to any previously reported sequences) — protein MATYNHYFDMNGSLPAAVFPATEDAPVYPYLFSVPANPDTSPPPHTLRGDAPLDTGPEGRWPGMQNGAVVYFQSHKGEAGWLNGEPYTITDFGPPPDGWSATPAPPALEEARAAKLAAIDAETSAAILAGFEYTVDGRTLHFSYDANDQQNFADSANASLLSKMGVPNVPESVTWNGWEEAKDEAGAVVSRSLVRLVLTPDTFLALYTGGALAHKAARMETGGQRKAAAEAATTLEELQAV, from the coding sequence ATGGCAACGTACAATCATTACTTCGATATGAACGGGTCCTTGCCGGCCGCCGTTTTTCCGGCAACGGAAGACGCTCCGGTGTACCCCTATTTGTTCTCCGTGCCCGCGAATCCGGATACCAGCCCGCCGCCCCATACGCTGCGCGGCGACGCCCCCCTTGACACCGGTCCCGAAGGCCGGTGGCCCGGAATGCAAAACGGCGCGGTCGTCTATTTTCAGAGCCACAAGGGGGAGGCTGGGTGGCTGAACGGCGAGCCGTATACCATCACGGACTTCGGCCCGCCGCCAGACGGCTGGAGCGCAACCCCAGCCCCGCCCGCCCTGGAAGAAGCCCGCGCGGCCAAGCTGGCCGCCATCGACGCGGAAACATCCGCCGCCATCCTGGCCGGGTTTGAATACACGGTGGACGGCCGAACCCTGCACTTCTCTTACGACGCCAACGACCAGCAGAACTTTGCGGATTCGGCCAACGCGTCGCTCCTTTCCAAGATGGGCGTGCCGAATGTTCCGGAATCCGTGACCTGGAACGGCTGGGAGGAGGCAAAGGACGAAGCCGGGGCCGTCGTTTCCCGCTCCCTGGTCCGCCTTGTCCTGACGCCGGATACCTTCCTCGCGCTCTACACGGGCGGGGCGCTGGCCCACAAGGCCGCGCGGATGGAGACAGGCGGGCAAAGGAAAGCGGCGGCGGAAGCCGCGACAACCCTGGAAGAACTACAGGCCGTCTGA
- a CDS encoding hypothetical protein (Evidence 5 : No homology to any previously reported sequences): protein MGFPDTAAKAKHGDFLPDQIRPITGQIGYVYGSSSGAIYEGGSTGASTHVLESTLKTLNSARLGPRYSGDISHGPLIIYTPLIRVR from the coding sequence TTGGGGTTTCCCGATACGGCGGCAAAGGCAAAGCACGGGGACTTTTTACCGGATCAAATTAGGCCGATTACGGGCCAGATCGGGTATGTTTACGGGAGCAGTTCGGGAGCAATATATGAAGGGGGAAGCACGGGCGCATCAACACACGTGCTGGAGTCCACGCTCAAAACGCTCAATTCCGCCCGTCTTGGCCCCCGTTATTCCGGCGACATATCCCACGGCCCGCTCATCATCTACACGCCGCTGATTAGAGTCAGATAA
- a CDS encoding conserved hypothetical protein (Evidence 4 : Homologs of previously reported genes of unknown function): MRYAAVSALRHRYPVRFICLVLHASVSGYYAWLKRDAAPSNKTTRLEAEVLAAHQRTRGTYGAERLHRELVASGCAVSLWKVKQLRRELGLVCKRKRRVIRTTESNHALPVASNLLNRDFTPGEHNRVWVSDITYIPTRQGWVYLAGIKDLHSREIVGFSLAERMDTGLVLAALMKAVRFHRPPVGLILHSDRGSQYCSAAYQKKLHAYGLICSMSKKGDCYDNAPMESFWGLLKNELVHRKSYRSQAEAITDVTEYIEVFYNRQRRQAALGYLSPAAFVRSGMMKPKLPIAA, encoded by the coding sequence GTGAGGTACGCCGCAGTCAGTGCTTTGCGACACCGATATCCTGTCCGTTTTATTTGCCTGGTTTTGCACGCATCTGTCAGTGGATACTACGCCTGGCTCAAACGCGACGCTGCCCCATCAAACAAGACAACTCGTCTGGAGGCCGAGGTTCTGGCTGCCCACCAGAGAACACGCGGCACATACGGCGCGGAGCGGTTGCACCGGGAACTCGTGGCAAGCGGTTGTGCCGTCAGCCTCTGGAAGGTCAAGCAGCTCCGCCGTGAACTGGGCCTCGTCTGTAAGCGCAAACGACGGGTTATCCGCACCACGGAGTCAAATCACGCGTTGCCGGTCGCTTCCAATCTTCTGAACCGTGACTTCACGCCGGGCGAACACAACCGCGTGTGGGTGAGTGACATAACCTATATCCCCACACGGCAGGGCTGGGTATATCTTGCCGGAATCAAAGATTTACACAGCCGGGAAATTGTCGGCTTCAGCCTGGCTGAGCGTATGGATACCGGGCTTGTCTTGGCTGCATTGATGAAGGCGGTGCGTTTCCACCGCCCACCTGTGGGACTGATTCTGCATTCGGATCGCGGCAGCCAGTATTGCAGCGCAGCTTATCAGAAAAAGCTCCACGCATATGGTCTGATCTGTTCCATGAGCAAAAAAGGGGATTGTTACGACAACGCCCCCATGGAGAGCTTCTGGGGCTTATTGAAGAATGAGTTGGTCCATCGCAAAAGCTACAGATCACAGGCAGAAGCAATTACAGATGTGACAGAGTATATTGAGGTTTTTTATAATCGACAAAGACGCCAGGCAGCACTTGGCTATCTCTCACCGGCGGCGTTTGTCAGAAGCGGGATGATGAAACCAAAGCTGCCGATTGCCGCTTAA
- a CDS encoding conserved hypothetical protein (Evidence 4 : Homologs of previously reported genes of unknown function) — MTKTPRGRYSQELRQQAVTMAVEDGFGVTETARRLSVPMKTLANWVTQYRLDKHEFALKPGVSEQDAELARLKKENALLRMERDILKKAAAYFAKESL, encoded by the coding sequence ATGACGAAAACACCACGAGGACGTTATTCACAGGAATTGAGGCAGCAAGCCGTCACCATGGCGGTTGAGGATGGCTTCGGCGTAACGGAAACAGCGCGAAGGTTGTCTGTTCCTATGAAAACTTTAGCGAATTGGGTTACGCAGTACCGACTGGACAAGCACGAGTTCGCCTTGAAGCCGGGCGTGAGTGAGCAGGATGCGGAGTTGGCGCGGTTGAAGAAAGAAAACGCCCTGCTGCGTATGGAGCGCGACATTCTAAAAAAAGCGGCGGCGTACTTTGCCAAAGAGTCGCTGTGA
- a CDS encoding hypothetical protein (Evidence 5 : No homology to any previously reported sequences) yields MTMTGSATTSVVYEPDGLQTRFPVPFPVFDADDVYAVAVEDMTQTELANFTVEGLGTEEGAHVRFFTPPSFGPKLVLYRWTKRVQESDYPEGGRFPAKVVETDFDRLVAIAQEIDDQFAWTLKIPRGADMTPVEYTEALFLAADDARLAADEAGSSASISGGAARDARDMARDAASQARSAALMAESAAQSALDAANTVAQGMADATESTKGIVRLATAAEHESGASGLAATPAHVKALRDALREEIREDIREEVTAEAKKSVGVPLLSVIWSTTGLAKDNYLVASRDNGLLLRSEYGEAFADIQAAHDAGTGAVVEDAAWLAELAANNGVCGKYSLGDGATTFRMPLLGKRAS; encoded by the coding sequence ATGACGATGACCGGAAGCGCCACCACGAGCGTGGTGTACGAACCGGATGGATTGCAGACGCGGTTCCCCGTGCCGTTTCCCGTGTTTGACGCGGACGACGTGTACGCGGTCGCGGTGGAGGACATGACACAGACGGAACTTGCCAATTTTACGGTGGAAGGCCTCGGCACCGAGGAGGGCGCGCACGTGCGGTTTTTCACGCCGCCGTCCTTCGGGCCGAAGCTGGTGTTGTACCGCTGGACCAAACGGGTGCAGGAGAGCGACTACCCCGAAGGCGGGCGGTTCCCGGCCAAAGTGGTGGAAACGGATTTCGACCGCCTGGTGGCGATCGCCCAGGAAATCGACGACCAGTTCGCGTGGACGCTGAAAATCCCGCGCGGCGCGGACATGACGCCCGTGGAATACACGGAGGCCCTTTTCCTGGCGGCGGATGACGCAAGGCTCGCGGCGGACGAGGCCGGTTCCTCGGCATCGATAAGCGGCGGGGCCGCGCGGGACGCCCGGGACATGGCGCGGGACGCCGCCTCCCAGGCCAGGAGTGCGGCGCTCATGGCGGAATCCGCCGCGCAGAGCGCTCTGGACGCGGCGAACACCGTGGCCCAGGGCATGGCGGATGCCACGGAATCCACCAAGGGCATCGTCCGTCTTGCCACGGCGGCGGAGCACGAGAGCGGCGCATCCGGCCTCGCGGCCACGCCCGCGCATGTAAAGGCCTTGCGGGACGCGCTCAGAGAGGAAATCCGCGAGGATATCCGCGAGGAAGTCACGGCGGAAGCCAAAAAGAGCGTCGGCGTTCCGCTTCTGTCCGTCATCTGGTCCACAACGGGGTTGGCGAAGGACAACTATCTCGTCGCCTCCCGGGACAACGGCCTTCTACTCCGTTCCGAATACGGGGAAGCCTTTGCGGATATCCAGGCCGCGCATGACGCGGGCACGGGCGCCGTGGTTGAGGACGCCGCATGGCTTGCGGAACTGGCCGCCAATAACGGTGTTTGCGGCAAATATTCTCTTGGGGACGGGGCCACCACGTTCAGGATGCCGCTCTTGGGCAAAAGGGCAAGTTGA